TCGCCCGTGAGCACGGCGCGACGTCGATCGGCCTGAACGTCTTCGGCTACAACACCGGGGCGCAGGACCTGTACGCGCAGCTCGGGTACCGCGTCACCGCGACGCAGATGCAGCTCCCGCTGGACTGAACCGTCAGGGCAGCACCGCTGCGGCAGCCTGCGCGACGCGGGCACCCCGACGTGCCTCGGTGTCGGCGCGGGCCGCGGTGACCACCAGGGCGTCCGCGCGGAGGGCCGACCCGGCCTCGAACGGCGGCTGCGGGTCGTACTCGAGCTGCAGCTGGATCCGCTCGGCGACGGGCTGCCCGGCGAGCTCCGCCGCAAGCCACAGCGCCATGTCGATCCCGGCGCTCACCCCGGCCGCGGTCACGACGGAGCCGTCGGTCACGACCCGCTCCGGCACCGGTTCGGCGCCGAACGCCTCGAGCAGGGGCGCCGACGCCCAGTGCGTCGTCGCCCGCTTCCCCGCGAGGAGCCCGGCGGCCCCGAGCACGAACGCTCCCGTGCACACCGAGACCACCCAGGTGGCACGCTCGGCCTGCCGTCGGACGAACGCCACCACCGCGGGGTCGAGCATCGCGTCGAAGGCGCCGTCCCCGCCCGGGACGACGAGCACGTCGGCGTCGGCGGCGGTCTCGAGGGTCCGGGTCGGGACGACGGCGAACCCGCAGTCGGTGGCGACCGGGTCGAGCGTCGCGGCGACGTACTCGGCCCGGGCACCCGGCACGCGGGTGAGGACCTGCGCCGGGCCGGTCAGGTCGAGCTGCGTCACCGGGGGGAACAGCAGGAACGCGATCCGTACCTCGGCCGGGTCGTGCCCGCGCTCGGCGTCCGGTGTCGTGTCGGCGTCCATGCCGCGACCCTAGCCCCGGCGGGTCGGGTCGGGTCGTTCCGCTCGGTGCCGGTCCCGCTCAGGCCCAGACGCCGGAGGTCCCGCGGCGGTGGCTGCCGAGCAGGTGCGTGTCGACGATGCCGAGCGCCTCCATCAGGGCGTGCATCGTGGTCGGTCCGACGAACGCGAACCCGCGCTTCCGCAGGGCCTTCGACAGGGCGACGGACTCGGGGCTCGTGGTCGGCACCTCGGCGGCGGTCCGGGGCGCCGGGGTGGCGTCGGGGCGGAAGGACCACACGAGGTCCGCCAGACCGCCGTCCGCGCGGAGGGCGACCGTGGCGTTCGCGTTGGTGATGGTCGCCCGGATCTTCGCCTGGTTCCGCACGATGCCGGCGTCGGCCATCAGTCGTGCGACGTCGTCCTCGTCGAAGCGCGCGACCGTGTCCGGGTCGAAGTCCGCGAAGGCTGCGCGGAACGCCGGACGCTTCGCCAGGATCGTGCGCCAGGAGAGCCCGGACTGGAACGCCTCGAGCGAGAGGCGCTCGAACACCCCACGCTCGTCGTGCACGGGCATCCCCCACTCGGTGTCGTAGTAGTCGCGGAGCATCGCGTCGGTGGCGGCCCACACCGGGCGGGCGAGACCGTCCTCCCCCGTGACGAGGTCGGTCGTCGCGGTCGTGCGTTCGTCGGCGGGCGGGGCCACGGGTTCGTCGGTCACCCTGCCATCTTGGCGGCCGGCACCGACGACGTCGGGACTACTCGGCCGGCGGGCCGTCCGTCATCGCCTGCTCGTCCATCCAGACGTACTCCCAGCGGTGCCCGTCCGGGTCCGTGAAGCTCCGCTGGTACATGAAGCCGAGGTCCATCTCCGGCCGGTCCTCGTTCCCGCCGCTCATCACGGCCGCGTCGACGATGCGGTGCACCTCGTCCTTCGACGCGGCGCTCAGGGAGTTGATCACCTCGATCGTCCCCGGGTCCGCGATCGTCTTGTCGGTGAACTCCTGGAACTTCGCGTGCGTGAGCAGCATCACGTACACGGTGTCGCTCACCACGACGCACGCGGCGGTCTCGTCCGTGAAGTCCGGGTTGATCGAGTAGCCGAGCGCCTCGTAGAACCCGGTCGCCCGGGCGAGGTCGGTCACGGGCAGGTTGATGAACACCATCGTGGGCATGGGGACTCCTTCGTCGAGGTCGAACCTCTCGCAGTACCGGACCACGCGCAACCATCCTTCACGACCGGTACCAACGTGGAACGCAATATGCTACCGAGATGCGCACCGCCTTCGTCGACGAATCCGAGCCGGGCGGCGGTCTCGACCACACGACGTACCTGATGGCCGCCGTCATCGTCGCGATCAGCGATCGTCAGGCGGCACGAACAGCGATCCTCGCCGCGACGCCACGTCGGATGCGCAAGCTGCACTGGTACGAGGCCCTCCCGGCACAGCGGGTCTCGTGGCTCGATCTCCTGCGTCACGCAGTCGAGGTCCTGGTCATCCGGTACGACGGCCCGGTTGCCCGGGTGGAACGCAGGCGACGACACTGCCTGGAACGCCTGGTGTGGGAGCTCGAACAGCGGCACGTCGGCGAAGTCGTGTTCGAGACACGAGGACCGGCACGCGATCGCGACGACCGGTCGATGTTGCGGGCACTGCGCGACCGCGGCATCGGACGGGCCGTCCGGTACGAGCATGCGCACGCCTCCGACGAGACGCTCCTGGCGCTGGCGGACCTCGCCTGTGGCGCGCACAGCGCGGGACTCGATCACGGGAGGCCGAGCGCGACCGTCGTCGTCCCGTGAAGACCGATCTCGATGGCGGGTCCCTGAACAGCGCGGATCCTGAACAGCGCGGATCCCCGGGCCCGCGCTGGCTGCAGGACATCCGGGGATCGCTTCCGGCCGAGAGCACCCGACCGACATGTCAATGTTAGGCGCGGAGCGCAGCGTGCGTCAATCGCGCGAAGCACGACGTGGCCCGCGCGCCGGAACCGCACCGTGCCTCCAGGCCGTCGCCGCAACCATCTCCGCGACGCGACGCAGTCCGACCCGCTGGACCGAGCGAGGACGGGCGTGCCCGGTCGGGTGATCCGACCGGGCACGCCCGTTCCTGCCTGGTGCGCCGTGGCGCTCCCCCGGGTCAGACCGCGTCGCGGCCCTCGCCGGCGGCGCGCTGGTCCGCCTCGGACTCGGCCTGGCCGATGATGTCCTCCGCGGGGACCGGGTTGAGGCGGTCCCAGAGGAAGAAGAGCAGGCCGCCGACGAGCAGCGACAGGCCCACCCACAGGTTGATGTGGATGCCGCCGGTCTTCTGCGGGTCGGTGTCCCAGTGCACGATCCCGACGATCGTGGTGATCACGCCGTAGAGCACGAACAGTCCGCCGAGGATGCGGCGCAGGTCGAGTCGACGGGTGGAGCGGACGAGGGCGACCTGCTCCTCGGTCAGCGTGGTGGTGTCGTCACGCATGGTGGTACTCCTTCGGGTCCGGGCCTAGAGGAACGGCAGGTAGAGGGCGACGCAGAGCACCAGGGCGACGGTGCCGAGCAGGGCGGGCGAGCGGTACCAGGCGGTGTCGGTCGCGACGGCCCCGGCGGTCATGTCGATCTTGCCGACGCCGTAGACCAGGCCGCCGAGCTCCGAGACGTCCTTCGGCTTCGTCGCGAGCGAGACGAGCACACCGACGACGAGCACCGTGACGAACGAGATGATCGCGCCGTACATCGTCTCCGCGGTCGCGGTGGAGAACAGCTCCGGGTTCACCAGGTACGCGATCCAGGTGATGGTCGGCGTGACGATGCCGAGGACGTAGCCCCACAGTGCGCCCTGCGTGGTCATCCGCTTCCACAGCAGGCCGAGGATGAAGACGCCGAACAGCGGTGCGTTGAAGAACGAGAACAGCGTCTGCATGTACGTCATGATGTTGCCGGCCTGCGCTGCGAGGAACGCCGTGCCGATGCCGACGACCACGCCGACGACCGTGACCCAGCGGCCGGTCTGCAGGTAGTGCAGGTCGGGCATGTTCGGCTTGATGTAGCGCTGCCAGATGTCGTACGTGAAGACGGTGTTGAAGGACGACACGTTGGCCGCCATGCCCGCCATGAACGAGGCGAGGAGGCCCGTCACCGCGATGCCGAGCACGCCCGTCGGCAGGTACATCTGGATGAGCTTCGGGATCGCGTCGTTGTAGGTCAGCTCCCCCGAGGCGAACTGGTTGCCGACGACCGCCGCGGCGATGAGGCCCGGGATGACGACGATGAACGGGATGAAGAGCTTCGGGATCGCGGCGATGAGCGGCGTCCGTCGGGCGGCCGACATGTTCTTCGCCGAGAACGCGCGCTGCACCTCGGTGAAGTTCGTCGTCCAGTAGCCGAAGGACAGGACGAAGCCCAGGCCGAGCACGATCGCGAGCCAGTTCGCGCCGATCGGGTTGGTGACGTCGCCGATGCCGGTCCCGGCCCAGGTCTGCAGGTGCCGCACGCCCTGGGTCTGCTCGATGGCCTCGGTCAGGCCGCTCCACCCGCCGACGCGGTGCAGACCGACGATCGTCAGCGGCACGAGGCCGGCGATGATCACGAAGAACTGCATGACCTCGTTGTAGATGGCGCTGCTCAGGCCGCCGAGGGTGATGTAGGCGAGCACGAACGCGGCGGACACCAGGATGGCGAGCCACTCCGGCCAGCCGAGCATCGCCTCGATGACGATGGCCATCGCGTAGAGGTTGATGCCGGCGATCAGGACGTTCGACACCGCGAAGGCGATGGCGTTGACGAGGTGCGGGGCCTTGCCGAAGCGGCGGAGCATGAACTCCGGGACGCTCCGGACCTTCGAGCCGTAGTAGAAGGGCATCATCACGAGGCCGAGGAACACCATCGCCGGCACCGCACCGATGAGGTAGTAGTGCAGCGTCGCCATGCCGATCTGGGCACCGTTCGCGGCCATGCCCAGGATCTCGGTCGCGCCGAGGTTCGCGGACACGAAGGCCAGACCGGTGATCCACGCGGGCATGGACCGTCCCGACAGGAAGAAGTCCATGCTCGTGCGCACCTGCCGCCTGGCGGTGAACCCGATGCCGATCACCACCGCGAAGTACACGATGATCATCAAGTAGTCGACCCAGCCCAGTTCGAGCCGGATCCCGTTGGTCGCCGCAGCGAGGACCATGCGATCTCCACATCCATGTGTTGCAGTCGGCAACTGCGCCGACACGGACGGAGACGTTACACCGCGATGTGACCGTTCACACAGCCAGCGCATGCGTGGCCGTGTCGCCGTGCGTCCCGCTCGGTATGCTCTCCCCCATGAGCGAGCCGGCCACCGACACCACGACACGCCCGCGGCGGATCCTCGTCCTGAACGGGCCGAACCTGGACATCCTCGGGCGACGGGACGCGACGCAGTACGGCACCGTGACACTCGCAGAGATCGAGGCGATCGTGCACACCGAGGCGGCCGTGCACGAGCTCGAGGCGGACTTCCGTCAGACCAACCGTGAGGGCGAGCTGGTCGAGTGGCTGCACGAGGCACTCGACGACTTCGCCGGCGTCGTGATCAACCCCGCCGCCTACGCGCACACCTCCGTCGCACTGCACGACGCGGTCGAGGCGCTCGACGTCCCCGTCGTCGAGGTGCACCTGTCGAACACGTGGAAGCGCGAACCCTTCCGGCACGTCGACCACGTGGCCACCGCGGCGACGGCCGTGATCGCCGGCGCGGGCGCCGACGGCTACCGCCTCGCGGTCGCGCACGTCGCGACCCTGCTCGGCTGAGCCGCACCGGACAGGAGGCTCGTGGCGGGCCCGCCACGCGCCTCCCGTCCGCCCGCGCGCCGCGTGACGCGCACAGCCTGCTTCCCCGAGGTGCCGAGATCTCGGCATCTCGACGGACGTTCCGGGATTCTGTGACACCTCGACGCCGCGTCAGCGGCGAGTTGCGGCACCTCGCCGAAGCCGAGCCGGGCAGGTCGGCGCGGTCGCGCCGCGCGCTGCGTGTCTAGAAGTCGGCGGGGCGGCGGACGTCGGCCAGGCCCGCCGTGGCGAAGCCGCCGCGGATGATCGGCAGCGCCCGCCGGACGGCCTGGTCGATGCGGAGCTCGAGGTCGACGCTGCTGATGTCGTAGCCGCCCTCGCGCTTGGTGAAGTCGCGCTCGTTGCCGAACACGCCGAGCGGCAGGGTCGTGGACTGGAAGAAGCCGAACAACGGCCGCATCTGGTGCTCGACGAGGAGCGCGTGCCGGTCACTGCCGCCGGTGGCCGTGAGCAGCACCGGGGTGTCGACGAGGTCGTACTGCCCGACCCAGTCGAAGAAGAGCTTGAAGGCCCCGGAGTACGCCGCGCGGAACGCCGGGCTGCCGACCACGAGCACGTCCGCGGCCTCGACCGTCTCGAGCGCCCGACGTGTCCGGTCCGACATCGCCTCGCGTGAGGACGCTGCGCCGAGGTCGGCGAGCAGGGGCCCGATCTCCACCGTCTCGGTCCGGGCGTCCTCGATCTCCTCCCCGAGCCGTGCGACCGTGGCGGCCACCAGGGTGGACGTCCGGGACGGGTCGGAGGGGCTGCCACTGACGCCGACGACGAGTTCTCCGCTCATGCGGTCGATGCTCACACGCCCGCTCCGCGCCCGCCCGGGTGTGACGACTTGTGTCGCGCTCCAGCACCCGCGCGTACCGTCGCGGGGATGCAGACGTTCCTGCCCTACGCCGACTTCCGGGCCTCCGCCGAGGTGCTCGACGACAAGCGACTCGGGAAGCAGCGGGTCGAGACGCTGCAGGTCATGCGCGCCCTGACGCTGCCGGACTACGGCTGGCAGCACCACCCCGTCGTCGCGATGTGGCGCGGGTACCGGCCGGCACTGATGG
The Curtobacterium citreum genome window above contains:
- a CDS encoding DUF3800 domain-containing protein produces the protein MRTAFVDESEPGGGLDHTTYLMAAVIVAISDRQAARTAILAATPRRMRKLHWYEALPAQRVSWLDLLRHAVEVLVIRYDGPVARVERRRRHCLERLVWELEQRHVGEVVFETRGPARDRDDRSMLRALRDRGIGRAVRYEHAHASDETLLALADLACGAHSAGLDHGRPSATVVVP
- a CDS encoding sodium:solute symporter family protein — protein: MVLAAATNGIRLELGWVDYLMIIVYFAVVIGIGFTARRQVRTSMDFFLSGRSMPAWITGLAFVSANLGATEILGMAANGAQIGMATLHYYLIGAVPAMVFLGLVMMPFYYGSKVRSVPEFMLRRFGKAPHLVNAIAFAVSNVLIAGINLYAMAIVIEAMLGWPEWLAILVSAAFVLAYITLGGLSSAIYNEVMQFFVIIAGLVPLTIVGLHRVGGWSGLTEAIEQTQGVRHLQTWAGTGIGDVTNPIGANWLAIVLGLGFVLSFGYWTTNFTEVQRAFSAKNMSAARRTPLIAAIPKLFIPFIVVIPGLIAAAVVGNQFASGELTYNDAIPKLIQMYLPTGVLGIAVTGLLASFMAGMAANVSSFNTVFTYDIWQRYIKPNMPDLHYLQTGRWVTVVGVVVGIGTAFLAAQAGNIMTYMQTLFSFFNAPLFGVFILGLLWKRMTTQGALWGYVLGIVTPTITWIAYLVNPELFSTATAETMYGAIISFVTVLVVGVLVSLATKPKDVSELGGLVYGVGKIDMTAGAVATDTAWYRSPALLGTVALVLCVALYLPFL
- a CDS encoding DNA-3-methyladenine glycosylase I, which codes for MTDEPVAPPADERTTATTDLVTGEDGLARPVWAATDAMLRDYYDTEWGMPVHDERGVFERLSLEAFQSGLSWRTILAKRPAFRAAFADFDPDTVARFDEDDVARLMADAGIVRNQAKIRATITNANATVALRADGGLADLVWSFRPDATPAPRTAAEVPTTSPESVALSKALRKRGFAFVGPTTMHALMEALGIVDTHLLGSHRRGTSGVWA
- the aroQ gene encoding type II 3-dehydroquinate dehydratase, which translates into the protein MSEPATDTTTRPRRILVLNGPNLDILGRRDATQYGTVTLAEIEAIVHTEAAVHELEADFRQTNREGELVEWLHEALDDFAGVVINPAAYAHTSVALHDAVEALDVPVVEVHLSNTWKREPFRHVDHVATAATAVIAGAGADGYRLAVAHVATLLG
- a CDS encoding NAD(P)H-dependent oxidoreductase: MSGELVVGVSGSPSDPSRTSTLVAATVARLGEEIEDARTETVEIGPLLADLGAASSREAMSDRTRRALETVEAADVLVVGSPAFRAAYSGAFKLFFDWVGQYDLVDTPVLLTATGGSDRHALLVEHQMRPLFGFFQSTTLPLGVFGNERDFTKREGGYDISSVDLELRIDQAVRRALPIIRGGFATAGLADVRRPADF
- a CDS encoding VOC family protein, yielding MPTMVFINLPVTDLARATGFYEALGYSINPDFTDETAACVVVSDTVYVMLLTHAKFQEFTDKTIADPGTIEVINSLSAASKDEVHRIVDAAVMSGGNEDRPEMDLGFMYQRSFTDPDGHRWEYVWMDEQAMTDGPPAE
- a CDS encoding DJ-1/PfpI family protein — encoded protein: MDADTTPDAERGHDPAEVRIAFLLFPPVTQLDLTGPAQVLTRVPGARAEYVAATLDPVATDCGFAVVPTRTLETAADADVLVVPGGDGAFDAMLDPAVVAFVRRQAERATWVVSVCTGAFVLGAAGLLAGKRATTHWASAPLLEAFGAEPVPERVVTDGSVVTAAGVSAGIDMALWLAAELAGQPVAERIQLQLEYDPQPPFEAGSALRADALVVTAARADTEARRGARVAQAAAAVLP